One genomic window of bacterium includes the following:
- the sufD gene encoding Fe-S cluster assembly protein SufD, protein MSKNPSTVTSAQEAAKAAGDPAQTGLDRALVTRLSAAAGEPDWLREQRLAAWEEFVRLPVPPDAGEEWRRTDLRPLDFGALRPVEAPAQKPKAPAGLMSLVGYPDAAAGLRLVVDGAAIQSRLAPSLAKDGIIFSSLADAVRAHPDLVRPHLGAVVRSGENKYRALNAALWQGGTFLYVPAGVEVDLQLATGTWLTQEGVAFLPRTLIVTGERARVTLVEVFGSTDGAARTFADHAVELVPGAGAQIRYVNLEDWGRNLWEVGIVRAVVRRDATVNTLMIGFGAGLVKTNVESRLLGEGGTSEMLGVLFGDGAQHFDYHTLQEHAAPSTTSDLLYKGALKDKARSIFAGLIRADHGAQKTNAFQLNRNLILSEGARADSMPKLEIMANDLRCTHGASTSRLNDEQIFYLMSRGLPRAAAVRMMVDGFFGEIFDRIPIESVREWLSGAIARKMAGYA, encoded by the coding sequence GTGAGCAAGAATCCATCGACGGTGACGAGTGCGCAGGAGGCCGCGAAGGCGGCCGGGGATCCCGCGCAGACAGGGCTGGACCGCGCGCTGGTGACGCGGCTCAGCGCCGCCGCGGGCGAACCCGACTGGCTGCGCGAGCAGCGGCTCGCGGCGTGGGAGGAGTTCGTCCGGCTGCCGGTGCCCCCGGACGCCGGCGAGGAATGGCGGCGGACCGACCTGAGGCCGCTCGACTTCGGGGCGCTCCGGCCGGTCGAGGCGCCGGCTCAGAAGCCGAAGGCGCCGGCCGGTCTCATGTCGCTCGTGGGGTATCCCGATGCGGCCGCGGGCCTGCGGCTCGTCGTCGACGGCGCCGCGATTCAGTCGCGGCTCGCGCCGTCGCTCGCCAAGGACGGGATCATTTTCTCGTCGCTCGCGGACGCCGTGCGCGCGCATCCGGACCTTGTCCGGCCGCACCTGGGTGCGGTGGTCCGTTCCGGCGAGAACAAGTACCGCGCGCTCAACGCCGCGCTCTGGCAGGGCGGCACGTTTCTCTACGTGCCGGCCGGCGTCGAGGTCGATCTCCAGCTGGCCACCGGGACGTGGCTCACACAGGAGGGCGTGGCTTTCTTGCCGCGCACGCTCATCGTCACCGGCGAGCGCGCGCGGGTGACCCTGGTCGAGGTGTTCGGATCGACCGACGGCGCCGCGCGGACGTTTGCGGACCACGCGGTCGAGCTTGTCCCCGGCGCCGGCGCGCAGATCCGCTACGTGAACCTCGAGGACTGGGGCCGGAACCTCTGGGAGGTGGGCATCGTCCGCGCGGTCGTCCGGCGCGACGCCACCGTCAACACGCTCATGATCGGCTTCGGCGCCGGTCTCGTGAAAACGAACGTCGAGTCGCGCCTGCTCGGCGAAGGCGGCACGTCGGAGATGCTGGGCGTGCTCTTCGGCGACGGGGCGCAGCATTTCGACTACCACACGCTGCAAGAGCACGCCGCGCCGAGCACGACGAGCGACCTGCTGTACAAGGGCGCGCTCAAGGACAAGGCGCGGTCGATCTTCGCCGGGCTGATCCGGGCCGACCACGGCGCGCAGAAGACGAACGCGTTCCAGCTGAACCGCAACCTCATTCTGTCCGAGGGCGCCCGCGCGGACAGCATGCCGAAGCTCGAGATCATGGCCAACGACCTGCGGTGCACGCACGGCGCGAGCACGAGCCGTCTCAACGACGAACAGATCTTCTACCTGATGAGCCGCGGCCTGCCGCGCGCCGCCGCGGTGCGGATGATGGTGGACGGGTTCTTCGGCGAGATCTTCGACCGGATCCCGATCGAGTCGGTGCGCGAATGGCTGAGCGGCGCCATCGCGCGCAAGATGGCGGGATACGCGTGA
- a CDS encoding SufD family Fe-S cluster assembly protein, giving the protein YMLEPGAKAEILSVAFAGEGQHQDPGGKVIHAAPHTQSSVVSKSISKSGGRAGYRGLVKVYPGAHGSKCAVRCDALILDDKSRSDTYPTMEIDETDVQVTHEATVSKVSDEQLFYLMSRGVNQDEAMNMIVRGFIEPISRELPMEYSVELNRLIALEMEGSVG; this is encoded by the coding sequence GTACATGCTGGAGCCGGGCGCCAAGGCGGAGATCCTGTCCGTGGCGTTCGCCGGCGAGGGGCAGCACCAGGACCCCGGCGGCAAGGTGATTCACGCCGCGCCGCACACGCAGTCGTCGGTCGTCAGCAAGTCGATCAGCAAGTCGGGCGGCCGTGCCGGCTACCGGGGGCTCGTGAAGGTGTATCCGGGCGCGCACGGCAGCAAGTGCGCGGTGCGGTGCGACGCGCTGATCCTGGACGACAAGTCGCGGTCGGACACCTACCCGACGATGGAGATCGACGAGACGGACGTGCAGGTGACGCACGAGGCGACGGTCTCCAAGGTCTCGGACGAGCAGCTCTTCTACCTGATGAGCCGCGGTGTGAACCAGGACGAGGCGATGAACATGATCGTCCGCGGCTTCATCGAGCCGATCTCGCGCGAGCTGCCGATGGAGTACAGCGTCGAGCTCAACCGGCTGATCGCGCTCGAGATGGAAGGATCGGTGGGCTAA
- a CDS encoding non-heme iron oxygenase ferredoxin subunit: MSAGSAPAGEFVRVARRADIPPGAIVRVEAGGHAIAVANVDGEFYAIDDTCTHEEASLSEGGLTGEVVVCARHGARFNVKTGRVLSLPAVRSVATYAVKVEGDDVLVATGPRRSAELPHRR; the protein is encoded by the coding sequence GTGAGCGCGGGCTCCGCGCCTGCCGGGGAGTTCGTCCGCGTGGCGCGCCGCGCCGACATCCCGCCCGGTGCCATCGTCCGGGTCGAGGCGGGCGGGCACGCGATCGCGGTCGCGAACGTCGACGGCGAGTTCTACGCGATCGACGACACATGCACGCACGAAGAGGCGTCGCTCAGCGAGGGGGGGCTCACGGGCGAGGTCGTCGTCTGCGCCCGCCACGGCGCGCGGTTCAACGTGAAGACGGGGCGCGTGCTTTCGCTGCCGGCCGTGCGCTCCGTGGCGACGTACGCGGTGAAGGTGGAGGGGGACGACGTGCTCGTGGCGACCGGGCCGCGGCGGTCCGCGGAATTGCCGCACCGCCGGTAG